A section of the Aulosira sp. FACHB-615 genome encodes:
- a CDS encoding amino acid ABC transporter ATP-binding protein translates to MKNSNPIIIFENIEKNFGSLKVLKGITGEIQSGEVVAVIGTSGCGKSTLLRCFNRLERIDHGSLVVNGIELSQSHFNSQQLRQLRTQVGMVFQQFNLFPHLSVLENLTLAPRKVLGKTAKESAQLAGLYLEKVGLFDKASAYPEQLSGGQKQRVAIARSLCMNPQIMLFDEPTSALDPELVGEVLQVMQQLAAEGMTMVVVTHEMQFAKEVAHRVIFMDQGIVAEQGAAYEVITNPKSDRLRTFLSRLYEV, encoded by the coding sequence ATGAAAAATTCTAACCCTATCATTATTTTTGAAAATATTGAAAAAAACTTTGGTTCCCTCAAAGTTCTTAAAGGAATCACTGGCGAAATTCAGTCAGGGGAAGTTGTGGCGGTGATTGGTACCTCTGGTTGTGGTAAAAGTACCTTACTGCGATGCTTCAATCGCCTGGAACGTATTGATCACGGTTCTTTGGTAGTGAATGGGATTGAATTATCACAATCTCATTTCAACAGTCAACAACTGCGCCAACTCCGTACCCAAGTCGGGATGGTTTTTCAACAATTCAATTTATTTCCTCACCTCAGCGTCTTGGAAAATCTCACACTTGCGCCGCGTAAAGTTTTAGGCAAAACCGCCAAAGAAAGCGCCCAACTCGCAGGGTTATATTTAGAAAAAGTTGGTTTATTTGATAAAGCCTCGGCTTATCCCGAACAACTATCTGGTGGACAAAAACAAAGAGTTGCGATCGCTCGTAGCTTATGTATGAATCCCCAGATTATGCTATTTGATGAACCTACCAGCGCCTTAGATCCCGAACTTGTCGGTGAAGTTTTACAAGTGATGCAGCAATTAGCCGCCGAGGGAATGACAATGGTAGTCGTCACTCATGAAATGCAATTTGCCAAAGAAGTTGCCCATCGGGTGATATTTATGGATCAAGGCATAGTAGCAGAACAAGGCGCAGCTTACGAAGTGATCACAAATCCAAAAAGCGATCGCCTACGTACCTTCCTTAGCCGCCTCTATGAAGTGTGA
- a CDS encoding ABC transporter permease subunit (The N-terminal region of this protein, as described by TIGR01726, is a three transmembrane segment that identifies a subfamily of ABC transporter permease subunits, which specificities that include histidine, arginine, glutamine, glutamate, L-cystine (sic), the opines (in Agrobacterium) octopine and nopaline, etc.), whose amino-acid sequence MIRLNFRRWWRWLFVVSVSCVLLTGCSVNDSIGKTLRVATEPAFPPFEFKSPNGELQGFSYDLMNAIASAANFKVNFQSIPFDGIIPAVQAKTIDAAISSITITAERTKTVDFSRPYFKAGLAIAVRNNNQDITNLDSLKNKKLAVQIGTTGAEKAKSIPGVQIRSFDSAPLALQELVNGNVDAVINDAPVTLYAINTGNLQGIKIIQQLLTEEYYGIATAKNSPNLTLINDGLDKILKNGAYSQIYKKWFKAEAPSLPAKSPFANQVNGNKANIFTSLNVIWRAFPLLLQGAFVTLQITVISVILGLVSGSLIGIIRLSQIKPVRWLARAYIDFFRGTPLLVQIFMIYFGIPALVQQLGFTFSFNPFVAGVIALTLNSAAYIAEIVRAGIQSIETGQTEAAESLGLSAVEIMRYVIFPQAFRRMIPPLGNEFISLLKDTSLVSVIGFEELLRKGQLIIASNYRSFEIYAAIALVYLCLTLLSSQAFSKLEVWMNPVRQQRKI is encoded by the coding sequence ATTATTAGATTAAATTTTAGGCGTTGGTGGCGCTGGTTGTTTGTGGTTAGTGTGAGTTGTGTCTTACTAACTGGCTGTAGTGTGAATGATAGCATTGGCAAAACTTTACGAGTAGCAACTGAACCAGCCTTTCCGCCGTTTGAGTTTAAAAGCCCAAATGGAGAATTGCAGGGTTTTTCTTATGATTTGATGAATGCGATCGCCTCTGCTGCTAATTTTAAAGTAAATTTTCAAAGCATTCCTTTTGATGGGATTATCCCCGCAGTCCAAGCTAAAACCATCGATGCGGCGATAAGTTCCATTACAATTACCGCAGAACGCACCAAAACAGTTGATTTTTCCCGTCCTTATTTTAAGGCGGGGTTAGCGATCGCAGTTCGTAACAACAATCAAGATATTACTAATTTAGATAGTCTCAAGAATAAAAAACTAGCCGTCCAAATTGGGACAACAGGTGCAGAAAAAGCCAAAAGTATTCCCGGTGTGCAGATTCGCAGTTTTGATTCTGCACCTTTAGCTTTGCAAGAATTAGTCAATGGGAATGTGGATGCAGTCATTAATGATGCACCTGTGACGTTATATGCCATTAATACAGGTAACTTGCAAGGGATTAAAATTATTCAACAATTGCTCACAGAAGAATATTATGGAATTGCCACAGCGAAAAATTCGCCTAATTTAACACTGATTAACGATGGTTTAGATAAAATTCTCAAGAATGGCGCGTATTCCCAAATCTACAAAAAATGGTTTAAGGCTGAAGCACCATCATTACCCGCTAAGTCTCCCTTTGCAAATCAGGTTAATGGAAATAAAGCTAATATATTCACATCATTAAATGTAATTTGGCGAGCTTTTCCTCTACTGTTACAAGGTGCATTTGTCACTCTCCAAATAACAGTTATTTCGGTAATTTTAGGCTTAGTCAGTGGTTCCTTAATTGGCATTATTCGCCTTTCTCAGATTAAACCTGTGCGTTGGTTAGCCAGAGCGTATATAGATTTTTTTCGCGGCACACCTTTGCTAGTCCAAATTTTTATGATTTACTTTGGTATACCCGCACTGGTGCAACAACTTGGTTTTACCTTTAGCTTTAATCCTTTTGTAGCTGGTGTAATTGCTTTAACTTTGAATAGCGCCGCCTATATTGCCGAAATTGTCCGCGCGGGGATTCAATCAATTGAAACAGGACAAACCGAAGCAGCAGAATCACTTGGTTTAAGTGCTGTAGAAATAATGCGCTATGTAATTTTTCCCCAAGCTTTTCGGCGGATGATTCCACCTTTGGGTAATGAATTTATTAGCTTATTAAAAGATACCAGCTTAGTTTCAGTTATTGGTTTTGAAGAATTGCTACGTAAAGGACAACTCATTATCGCTAGTAACTATCGCTCCTTTGAAATTTACGCTGCTATAGCCTTGGTTTATCTATGTTTGACACTGCTTTCTTCCCAAGCATTTAGCAAGTTAGAAGTGTGGATGAATCCGGTTAGACAGCAGAGGAAAATATGA